A section of the Acanthochromis polyacanthus isolate Apoly-LR-REF ecotype Palm Island chromosome 1, KAUST_Apoly_ChrSc, whole genome shotgun sequence genome encodes:
- the LOC110971092 gene encoding zinc finger protein OZF-like isoform X10 has protein sequence MDSSQEKHETSNGVRHWTSEEDDDGSPTTTNQDEPLSCEQCGTTFITAIKLRIHQRIHTVEKPFRCDLCAKTFSNKDNLRRHQLIHSGIRPFSCDQCRKSFTWLHQLKSHYLVHSGVKPFSCDQCEKSFTCKSTLTIHKLIHSEVRPFSCDQCGKTFKREHHLKDHELLHNGVKPFSCDQCGKTFAQVSNLRSHELIHSGVKPFSCDQCGKTFICRSRLTKHQLIHSEGRPFTCDQCGKTFTREQHLKDHQLIHSGIKPFNCDQCGKTFAQMSNLKTHQLIHSGVKPFCCDQCGKTFTQMGTLRTHQLIHSGVKPFNCDQCVKTFTENKQLLIRQCPHSGRKLYHCDRCEKTFSSQQSLKSHQRLHTGNDVYACDHCGKPFLRYAYLKAHEVSHTGVKPFHCDQCGKGFNYIATLKAHQRDHAGDRPYRCDECNKTFTTSGNLKQHQKIHARKRAAQMDKTLTCQHCANGEQCCCDQSG, from the exons atggattcttcacaagaa aaacatgaaacCAGCAATGGAGTCAGACATtggacctctgaggaggatgACGATGGttctccaacaacaacaaaccaagATGAACCACTCAGTTGCGAGCAATGTGGCAcgacttttatcacagcaataAAGCTAAGGATTCACCaacgtattcacactgtggagaaaccGTTCAGATGTGATCTGTGTGCAAAGACTTTTAGTAACAAGGATAACTTAAGAAGACACCAACTCATCCACAGTGGAATaagaccattcagctgtgatcagtgtagGAAGAGTTTTACTTGGCTGCATCAATTAAAATCCCATTATCtcgttcacagtggagttaaaccattcagttgtgatcagtgtgagaagaGTTTTACTTGCAAGAGTACATTAACAATACATAAGCTCATTCACAGTGAAGTtcgaccattcagctgtgatcagtgtgggaagacttttaaaCGGGAGCATCATTTAAAAGACCATGAACTCCTTCACaatggagttaaaccattcagctgtgatcagtgtgggaagacttttgcTCAGGTGAGCAACCTAAGATCCCAtgaactcattcacagtggagtaaaACCATttagctgtgatcagtgtgggaagacttttatttGCAGGAGTAGGTTaacaaaacatcaactcattcacagtgaagGTCGACCATTCACTTGTGATCAATGTGGGAAGACTTTCACACGTGAGCAACATTTAAAAgaccatcaactcattcacagtggaattaaaccattcaactgtgatcaatGTGGGAAAACTTTTGCTCAGATGAGCAACCTAAAAacccatcaactcattcacagtggagtaaaACCATTttgctgtgatcagtgtgggaagacttttacacAAATGGGCACCCTAAGAACccaccaactcattcacagtggagtgaaaccgttcaactgtgatcagtgtgtgaaaacctttaccGAAAACAAACAGTTATTGATCCGTCAATGCCCCCACTCTGGCAGAAAGCTTTACCACTGTGACCGCTGTGAAAAAACCTTTTCGAGCCAGCAGAGCCTAAAATCTCACCAACGCCTCCACACTGGAAATGATGTGTACGcatgtgatcactgtggcaaACCATTTTTACGGTACGCGTatttaaaagctcatgaagtgagcCACACTGGGGTGAAACCGTTCcactgtgaccagtgtgggaaaggCTTCAACTACATTGCCACCTTGAAAGCTCACCAACGTGACCACGCTGGAGACAGACCATACAGGTGTGATGAGTGTAacaagacttttacaacttcAGGTAATCTGAAACAACACCAAAAGATCCACGCCAGAAAGAG
- the LOC110971092 gene encoding zinc finger protein 665-like isoform X6, producing the protein MNSSRQKCESSNGVRRWTSEEDNDSSSMTTVRDESLSCEQCGKAFITATKLRIHKRIHTVEKPLNCDYCGKTFTCKSVLTRHQLIHSGVKPFSCDQCGKTFTYKCNLTNHQLIHSEVKPFSCDQCGKAFTQMGALRTHQLIHSGVKPFSCDKCGKTYTSKSSFTTHQLIHNGVIPFSCDQCGKTFTRMSDLKTHQLIHSGVKPFICDQCGKAFTQMGALTTHQLIHSGVRPFSCDQCGKTFTSKRNFKTHQLIHSGVRPFSCDLCGKTFTRMSDLKTHQLIHTGVKPFSCDHCGKTFTSKRSLTTHQLIHSGVKPFSCDQCEKSFVRMGHLKDHQLTHSGDEPFSCDQCVKTFTQHEQLLIHQCPHSGRKRYRCDSCEKTFKRQQSLKSHQRIHTGQDVYTCDHCGKPFVLYSQLKAHEVTHTGVKPYHCDQCGKGFNYIANLRAHQRVHTGEKPYRCDQCNETFRTSGSLKYHQQIHTRKKTFNERHSERSGTDGQKSQTCQHCANGEQCCCDQSGPTSNQQGTLQ; encoded by the exons aTGAATTCTTCACGACAA AAATGTGAAAGCAGCAATGGAGTGAGACGTTGGACATCTGAGGAGGATAACGACAGTTCATCAATGACAACAGTCAGAGATGAATCGCTaagttgtgagcaatgtggcaaggcttttatcacagcaacaaagctaagaattcacaaacgtattcacactgtggagaaaccGTTGAATTGTGATTATTGTGGTAAGACTTTTACTTGTAAGAGTGTTTTAACAAGacaccaactcattcacagtggagtaaaaccattcagctgtgatcagtgtgggaagacttttacttaCAAGTGTAACTTAACAAATCACCAGCTCATCCACAGTGAAGTTaagccattcagctgtgatcagtgtggaaaggcttttactcagatgGGTGCCCTAAGAacccatcaactcattcacagtggagtgaaaccattcagctgtgataaGTGTGGGAAGACATACACTTCCAAGAGTAGTTTTACGACACACCAACTCATTCACAATGGAGTTataccattcagctgtgatcaatgtggGAAAACTTTTACTCGAATGAGTGACCTTAAAACCCATCAACTCatccacagtggagttaaacctttcatctgtgatcagtgtggaaaggcttttactcagatgGGCGCCCTGACAACCCATCAACTTATTCACAGTGGAGTcagaccattcagctgtgatcaatgtggGAAGACATTTACTTCCAAGAGAAATTTTAAAACacaccaactcattcacagtggagttagaccattcagctgtgatttgTGTGGGAAAACTTTTACTCGGATGAGTGACCTTAAAACCCATCAACTAATTCACactggagttaaaccattcagctgtgatcattGTGGGAAGACATTTACTTCCAAGAGGAGTTTGACaacacatcaactcattcacagtggagtgaaaccattcagctgtgatcagtgtgagaagaGTTTTGTGCGAATGGGTCATTTAAAAGATCATCAACTCACTCATAGTGGAGAtgaaccattcagctgtgatcagtgtgtgaaaacctttactcaacatgaacagttattgatccatcaatgcccccactCTGGTAGAAAGCGATACCGgtgtgactcctgtgaaaaaactttcaagcgCCAGCAGAGCCTAAAAtctcaccaacgcatccacactggacaagATGTGTACACATGTGATCACTGTGGAAAGCCATTTGTACTGTACTCACAATTAAAAGcccatgaagtgacccacaccgGGGTTAAACCGTACcactgtgaccagtgtgggaaaggCTTCAACTACATTGCCAACCTCAGAGctcaccaacgtgtccacactggtGAGAAACCATACAGATGTGACCAGTGTAATGAGACTTTTAGAACTTCGGGTTCCCTCAAATATCACCAACAGATCCACACCAGGAAGAAAACATTCAATGAacgtcacagtgag cggAGCGGCACAGATGGACAAAAatctcagacttgtcagcattgtgccaatggtgaacagtgctgttgtgaccagtctggaccaacatccaaccaacaaggaaccctGCAATGA